DNA from Gottschalkia purinilytica:
AGTGTTATTCCAGGACCTTTACCCATTTTTAGTGTAGATTCTTCTGGTAACTCTGATGTATGACCAAATCCAACATCAATTGCTATTCCTATATCAGGATTTATATTATATGTAGATACAGTTGCACCTCTTATACCTACTTCTTCTTGAACTGTTCCTACAAAGTAAACATCTGATTCGTGTTTAAAGTTCATAAGTTCTTTGGCACATTCTAACATAACGGCTATTCCTGCTCTATCATCTAAAGCTTTTCCACTTACTATATTTTCTCTTAATGCTAAGGATGCTCTCTTAATAGTTATTGTATCGCCTATTTCAACTAGCTTTTTTGCATTTTCTTTATCATGTCCTATATCTACAGCTAGATCTTCTATTGTTTTTGCTTTATCAGCATTATCACTCTTATTATTAAAGTCTTTAGGAACAACTACCCCTAAAATTTCATTTTTACTATGTATTATTACATCCTGAAATAAAAGTGTTCTAGGATCAAAACCACCTATGGTACTAAAGGATACAAGTCCATTATCTTCTATATTACTTACCATAAATCCGATCTCATCCATATGAGCTGCTAACATTATTTTTATGTTATTTTCAATTTTTCTATCTTCACCTCTTTTTATAGCATAAAAGTTTCCAAGTTTATCTACGTTTATATCACTACAAAACTCT
Protein-coding regions in this window:
- a CDS encoding M20/M25/M40 family metallo-hydrolase, which produces MDLRDAVTKLSDAHGVSGYEHNISIILKDIFTEFCSDINVDKLGNFYAIKRGEDRKIENNIKIMLAAHMDEIGFMVSNIEDNGLVSFSTIGGFDPRTLLFQDVIIHSKNEILGVVVPKDFNNKSDNADKAKTIEDLAVDIGHDKENAKKLVEIGDTITIKRASLALRENIVSGKALDDRAGIAVMLECAKELMNFKHESDVYFVGTVQEEVGIRGATVSTYNINPDIGIAIDVGFGHTSELPEESTLKMGKGPGITLGANIHPKLREKIVEIAQEYNIPFQYELDPGPTGTDARAIQITRCGIPTLLISLPLKYMHTSVETINLVDIKNAGKLLARFISYITKDNLEELLCY